Proteins from a single region of Dyadobacter fanqingshengii:
- a CDS encoding nuclear transport factor 2 family protein, translating to MASLDIVQAYYTSFNQKNWEGMLALVHPEVRHEPNQGDVRIGIEKFTEFLRTMDESYEETLTDMVFFTTPDDSRIAVEFIVRGIYKKGEEGFPEAYGQSYKVPAAAFLELKNEKICRVTTYYNLPLWIQLVSKPTNV from the coding sequence ATGGCTTCTCTGGACATTGTTCAAGCATATTATACAAGCTTCAATCAAAAAAATTGGGAGGGCATGCTCGCCTTGGTGCACCCCGAAGTAAGGCACGAACCCAACCAGGGCGACGTGCGCATTGGCATTGAAAAATTCACCGAGTTTCTGCGCACAATGGATGAGTCCTACGAAGAAACGCTAACCGATATGGTCTTTTTCACAACACCGGACGACTCGCGGATTGCGGTGGAATTCATTGTCAGGGGAATTTATAAAAAAGGTGAAGAAGGCTTTCCGGAGGCTTACGGGCAATCTTACAAGGTTCCGGCAGCTGCATTTTTGGAATTAAAAAACGAAAAAATTTGCCGGGTTACCACTTATTACAACCTGCCGCTTTGGATACAACTGGTTTCCAAGCCCACAAATGTCTGA
- a CDS encoding carbon-nitrogen hydrolase family protein produces the protein MFVTIASAQYPITEHADFAAWQKHIENWVSDAAAKGAELLLFPEYGAMELVSILSPDIKSDILLQVAAMDNFKESFCDVFAELAVQHNVIIVAPSLPVIEDGQHLNRVFVFSKKGLAGYQDKFFMTRFENEDWGIQSAPKVLTVFEASWGKFGIQICYDVEFALGSQSLCNAGASLILAPSCTETIRGATRVHVGARARALENQVYVTVSQTVGNAEWSPAVDINYGYAAFYSTPDKDLPEEGIIAIKSPQQEGWLIQELDFTKIGEVRRDGHVFNFSDQRKVSMEWSGEKLSIQHTLV, from the coding sequence ATGTTTGTTACAATCGCTTCCGCTCAATATCCCATTACCGAACATGCAGATTTTGCTGCCTGGCAAAAGCACATTGAAAACTGGGTGAGCGATGCCGCGGCGAAAGGCGCTGAACTCTTGCTTTTCCCTGAATATGGGGCAATGGAGCTGGTAAGCATCTTATCTCCTGATATTAAAAGTGATATCCTGCTCCAAGTTGCGGCTATGGACAATTTTAAGGAGTCATTTTGCGATGTTTTTGCGGAACTTGCCGTGCAACACAACGTTATTATTGTCGCGCCCAGCCTGCCCGTTATTGAAGATGGCCAACATTTAAACCGGGTTTTTGTTTTTTCCAAAAAAGGCCTTGCAGGATATCAGGACAAGTTTTTCATGACACGCTTCGAAAATGAAGATTGGGGAATTCAGAGCGCGCCAAAAGTATTAACCGTTTTTGAAGCATCCTGGGGGAAATTTGGCATTCAGATCTGTTATGACGTGGAATTTGCATTGGGATCGCAATCACTTTGCAATGCTGGCGCCTCATTAATTCTGGCCCCAAGCTGTACAGAAACAATTCGTGGCGCTACACGCGTGCATGTGGGCGCACGGGCGCGGGCATTGGAAAATCAGGTTTATGTGACTGTTTCTCAAACTGTTGGCAATGCAGAATGGTCACCAGCGGTGGACATTAACTACGGGTATGCGGCCTTTTACTCAACTCCCGACAAGGACTTACCGGAAGAAGGCATTATCGCAATTAAATCACCTCAACAGGAAGGCTGGCTGATTCAGGAGTTGGATTTCACTAAAATTGGGGAAGTAAGGCGCGATGGGCACGTTTTCAATTTCAGTGACCAACGAAAGGTCAGCATGGAATGGTCTGGTGAGAAGTTAAGCATTCAACATACATTGGTTTAG
- a CDS encoding amidohydrolase/deacetylase family metallohydrolase — MYSTNIDSMINACKIHFCLLILLVFGGNVFGQKYDLLIKGGHVIDPANGIDKIMDIAVNKGIIAKVAVKINEPAEKIIEAKGLYVTPGFIDMHTHVFVGPNAGLFADGVNSVSPDDFTFRSGVTTVVDAGTSGWRSFPLFKKQVIDQSKTRILAFINISGDGMTGAEHEQNIADMVPDSALSIINQHAETIVGVKIGHYNGTDWTPYDNAIKLARQVEKPLFVECHLPQYSLQDQLAKLSAGDMITHTYENIKERMPIIGEDGKVRPFVLEAKKRGILFDLGHGGAGFWFDQAAPAVKQGFAPNSFGTDLHRFSMNSAMKDMTNVMSKFMALGLSLNDVVQIATWNAAMAIKHEELGNLKAGNVADLAIFKVSEGTFGFTDSGGKTISGSKKLEMEMTVRDGKIVWDLNGLGAKKVDF; from the coding sequence ATGTATTCAACGAACATTGATAGCATGATAAATGCCTGCAAAATTCATTTTTGCCTGCTGATTCTGCTTGTTTTCGGCGGCAATGTTTTTGGTCAGAAATATGATCTGCTCATTAAAGGCGGCCATGTTATTGATCCTGCGAATGGCATTGATAAAATAATGGACATTGCTGTTAATAAAGGCATTATCGCAAAGGTTGCGGTCAAAATCAATGAGCCTGCTGAAAAAATAATTGAGGCGAAAGGGTTGTATGTGACGCCTGGTTTTATTGATATGCACACGCACGTTTTTGTGGGCCCCAATGCCGGACTTTTTGCCGACGGCGTAAACAGCGTTTCTCCCGATGATTTTACGTTTCGTTCCGGTGTAACCACGGTTGTTGACGCAGGAACTTCCGGCTGGCGTAGTTTTCCTTTGTTTAAAAAACAGGTGATTGATCAGTCTAAAACAAGGATTTTGGCTTTCATCAACATTTCAGGAGACGGCATGACGGGTGCGGAACATGAGCAAAATATCGCCGATATGGTCCCGGATTCCGCTTTAAGCATCATCAACCAACATGCTGAAACGATCGTCGGCGTGAAGATAGGACATTATAACGGAACGGACTGGACCCCTTATGACAATGCAATAAAATTGGCGAGACAGGTCGAAAAGCCACTTTTTGTGGAATGTCACTTGCCTCAATATTCCTTGCAGGATCAGCTTGCTAAACTCAGCGCGGGCGATATGATCACGCATACTTATGAAAACATTAAAGAGCGGATGCCCATCATTGGCGAAGATGGAAAGGTGCGCCCATTTGTCCTGGAAGCAAAGAAACGGGGCATTTTGTTTGATTTAGGACATGGCGGCGCGGGCTTTTGGTTTGATCAGGCTGCACCTGCGGTGAAGCAGGGATTTGCACCCAATTCGTTTGGAACCGATCTGCACCGTTTCAGCATGAATTCGGCCATGAAGGATATGACGAATGTGATGTCCAAATTCATGGCGTTGGGTCTATCGCTTAATGATGTGGTGCAAATCGCCACCTGGAATGCTGCTATGGCTATTAAACATGAGGAATTGGGAAATCTGAAAGCAGGCAATGTGGCCGATCTGGCCATTTTCAAAGTAAGCGAAGGCACATTCGGCTTTACCGATTCAGGGGGAAAAACGATATCAGGTTCCAAAAAGCTGGAAATGGAGATGACAGTGAGGGACGGAAAAATTGTGTGGGATTTAAATGGTTTGGGCGCTAAAAAAGTAGATTTTTAA
- a CDS encoding T9SS type A sorting domain-containing protein, whose product MKTFYPILWMIVVGLSISLRSQAQCTILDPTVELISVSDSDPNCTVHVTVSFTIDRNKGNKYTYVHLWTAADYPALEYKKAPDGDDLVDALGTIAINTDGTASLLPNYGPDEENVTPLFAGLFIVEEDLGGKLAKITISNIQLIVPGACGDLPKLKSDIWSTQAEADKHPPVHCVATCVPLTIKDPAITGEINCNEPNGPRTYDLSITTANPTAFEVTYKLYLDDGVLTSGHTTFGPGDEFISESTITLSSSLPITKMDVAYPYDPMESKRSIWVVLTSPTLSDPIVFEIINNCSVTMPVKLAKFKGDLLDNAVALSWITTEELESSYFQVERSGDAVEFVNLGRIQSKGTTDVTQHYGFRDEAPLQGNNYYRLKMVDLDGSMEHSTIVVVANHGNSIAFELLGNPVINREVRFILKNENSENIMLHDIRGRKVAFSLSKTGNTFILKPQGSISSGLYLLHLRNNPRQTKKVLIP is encoded by the coding sequence GTGAAAACTTTCTACCCTATCCTATGGATGATCGTGGTCGGTCTGTCCATCAGTTTGCGCTCCCAGGCACAATGCACAATCCTCGATCCGACAGTTGAATTAATCAGTGTTTCGGACTCGGACCCAAATTGCACTGTACATGTAACCGTCTCATTTACAATTGATAGAAACAAGGGAAACAAGTATACCTATGTACATTTGTGGACTGCAGCCGACTATCCAGCTCTTGAATACAAAAAAGCGCCGGACGGCGACGACCTGGTTGATGCACTGGGAACGATAGCCATCAATACGGACGGCACAGCTTCTCTGCTTCCCAATTACGGCCCGGACGAGGAAAACGTCACGCCGCTTTTCGCCGGTTTATTCATTGTGGAGGAAGATCTTGGCGGGAAATTAGCGAAGATTACGATCAGCAACATTCAACTCATTGTCCCGGGAGCCTGCGGGGACCTTCCAAAATTGAAAAGCGACATCTGGTCAACACAGGCCGAAGCCGACAAACATCCTCCTGTCCACTGTGTTGCAACCTGCGTGCCACTGACGATCAAAGATCCTGCAATCACTGGCGAAATTAATTGCAATGAGCCGAACGGGCCTAGAACCTATGATCTCAGCATTACTACGGCCAACCCAACCGCATTTGAGGTTACGTACAAACTCTATCTTGATGACGGCGTGTTAACCAGCGGCCACACGACTTTTGGTCCGGGCGACGAATTTATTTCCGAAAGCACAATTACGCTATCCTCATCGCTTCCAATCACCAAAATGGACGTTGCTTATCCCTATGATCCCATGGAAAGCAAAAGATCCATCTGGGTGGTGCTCACCTCGCCCACATTGTCTGACCCTATTGTATTTGAAATCATTAATAATTGCTCGGTAACCATGCCTGTGAAACTGGCCAAATTCAAAGGTGACCTGCTGGACAATGCTGTAGCGCTTTCGTGGATCACGACGGAAGAGTTGGAAAGCAGTTATTTTCAGGTTGAACGCAGCGGCGATGCGGTGGAATTTGTTAACCTGGGCCGCATCCAGTCAAAAGGAACCACTGATGTTACGCAGCATTATGGCTTTCGGGATGAGGCTCCATTGCAGGGAAATAACTATTACCGTCTGAAAATGGTCGATCTGGATGGAAGTATGGAACATTCCACCATCGTCGTGGTTGCCAACCATGGCAATAGCATCGCCTTTGAGCTTCTGGGCAATCCCGTTATTAACCGTGAAGTGCGGTTTATTTTGAAAAATGAAAATTCGGAGAACATCATGCTGCATGACATTCGGGGCAGGAAAGTTGCATTTTCACTGTCAAAAACAGGAAATACATTTATCCTTAAACCGCAGGGCAGCATTTCAAGCGGGCTATACCTGCTTCATCTCCGTAACAATCCACGGCAAACAAAAAAAGTGTTGATCCCTTAA
- a CDS encoding ArnT family glycosyltransferase codes for MIFLIPLAIWLGTANCFLAFYNGSPQAFRRSLLTAAIGIFFFIAASTEMLSPANFVNATSVKTAWTILNIALMLLFRRLSKRENISMPDILKGWLSSGRAFFRETGSLTNVVLFSISALTFIVAVVATPNNMDSMAYHLSRLGYWIQNGNVNHYASHIERSISFSPFSEYVHLHSFLLSNSERAFQLLQWGCMVGLLMYISLLVEMLSSSRSAMRVALCFGVTLPIVVLESMTTQNDIVVAFFIVACAFHTFDYVRQTNKISLILLVSAAALGMMTKGTFVFYVLPFAAYIFFFMIAKPLQWKPLAFLIGGAVAIMLLLNGPFWYRTYQIYETPIGRMSNGNKNDVSNPANLLSSTTKHVFLHLGFVSPGDRYNKFMLNKLDRFHEVIGIPLNAPGTGMIFKMNKLNFNEDFAHNFLAMWLVIFSLPLLFFTKLSKTARWYAAFSFVSFLLFCFFIGYQIYGSRLHIPFFLLIAPIIGIVYGSLKIRAVPVLLCLILWIFALPFAVLSTSHPLLSTKWFFEEIFPKVNTAFNLNINIGKANMNLKQPSILFSKPEKVVWGDYTDQAEKMRFYVDSIGAKNIGFDFLESSLDYAYQYILRAPDRHFEHIKVRNPSHILENKTFRPDCIIAEHFEGNHMTYHGRTYVKKWSVTGTFIYMPVN; via the coding sequence ATGATCTTTCTAATTCCGCTGGCAATCTGGCTGGGCACAGCCAATTGCTTCCTGGCATTTTATAACGGAAGCCCGCAAGCATTCCGTCGCTCTCTATTGACTGCCGCGATTGGCATATTCTTCTTTATTGCAGCATCGACCGAAATGCTTAGTCCCGCAAATTTCGTGAATGCAACCTCTGTAAAAACGGCCTGGACAATCCTGAACATTGCCCTTATGCTGCTTTTCAGGCGATTAAGCAAAAGGGAAAATATTTCAATGCCCGACATTTTAAAGGGCTGGTTATCGTCCGGACGGGCCTTTTTTCGTGAAACCGGTAGCCTTACCAATGTCGTTTTGTTTTCCATTTCTGCGCTCACTTTTATTGTTGCGGTAGTTGCTACGCCCAACAATATGGATTCGATGGCCTATCATTTGAGCAGGCTCGGATATTGGATCCAGAATGGCAATGTGAATCATTATGCGTCTCATATCGAGCGGTCCATCTCATTCAGCCCATTTTCGGAATATGTGCATTTACATTCATTTTTGTTGTCGAATAGTGAACGTGCGTTTCAATTATTGCAATGGGGTTGTATGGTTGGCCTGCTCATGTACATTTCATTACTCGTCGAAATGCTCTCCAGTAGCCGCTCTGCCATGCGGGTGGCACTTTGTTTTGGTGTTACGCTGCCTATTGTTGTCCTGGAATCAATGACGACGCAGAATGACATTGTGGTGGCATTTTTCATCGTCGCCTGCGCTTTTCATACTTTCGATTATGTGCGTCAAACCAATAAAATTTCGCTTATTCTCCTGGTTTCCGCGGCGGCACTAGGCATGATGACGAAGGGCACATTTGTATTTTATGTCCTTCCTTTTGCCGCATATATTTTCTTTTTCATGATTGCCAAACCGCTTCAATGGAAGCCATTGGCTTTTTTGATAGGTGGTGCCGTTGCGATCATGCTGCTGCTCAACGGGCCGTTCTGGTACAGGACTTACCAGATCTACGAAACGCCAATCGGGAGAATGAGTAATGGTAACAAAAATGATGTTTCAAATCCTGCCAATTTGCTTTCCTCCACAACCAAGCACGTTTTTCTTCATTTAGGATTTGTTTCGCCGGGCGATCGATATAACAAGTTCATGTTGAACAAGTTGGACCGATTTCACGAAGTTATAGGCATTCCGCTTAATGCGCCGGGAACCGGGATGATATTTAAGATGAACAAGTTGAATTTTAATGAAGATTTCGCCCATAACTTTCTGGCTATGTGGCTCGTCATCTTTTCTTTACCTCTTTTATTTTTTACTAAATTATCCAAAACCGCACGCTGGTATGCTGCGTTTTCATTTGTGAGTTTTCTGCTCTTTTGCTTTTTTATCGGCTATCAGATTTACGGCTCGAGACTTCACATTCCTTTCTTCCTCCTCATTGCGCCCATCATCGGGATCGTTTACGGCTCGCTTAAAATCCGCGCGGTCCCCGTGCTTCTATGCTTGATACTGTGGATTTTCGCGCTGCCATTTGCGGTTTTGAGCACAAGCCATCCGCTGCTTTCTACGAAATGGTTTTTTGAAGAGATTTTCCCAAAGGTTAATACGGCATTTAACCTGAATATCAACATTGGTAAGGCCAATATGAACCTGAAACAGCCCAGCATTTTATTTTCCAAACCTGAAAAAGTCGTTTGGGGAGATTATACGGATCAGGCAGAGAAAATGCGCTTTTACGTAGACTCGATCGGAGCTAAAAATATCGGCTTCGACTTTCTGGAATCCAGCCTCGATTATGCTTACCAATATATCCTGAGAGCACCAGACCGGCACTTTGAGCACATAAAAGTGCGCAACCCTTCACACATCCTGGAAAACAAAACTTTCCGGCCCGACTGCATTATTGCCGAACATTTCGAAGGAAACCACATGACCTATCATGGCCGCACTTATGTTAAAAAATGGAGCGTTACCGGCACTTTTATATATATGCCGGTGAACTAG
- a CDS encoding GNAT family N-acetyltransferase produces the protein MSDQLTFAAYKGVEIAAVVEALGALRIAVFHDYPYLYEGSLDYEKDYLQIYVQSERAFLFSVFDGSKMVGATTCIPLTDEAAEVRKPFEDAGFDISTIFYFGESILLPEYRGSGLGHRFFDEREAHARSFGNFELSCFCSVERGDNHPAKPADYRPNDAFWLKRGYVKEPALQSIMEWPDIGETSSSAKNMTFWIKPLNS, from the coding sequence ATGTCTGATCAACTTACATTTGCAGCTTATAAGGGCGTTGAAATAGCGGCCGTTGTGGAGGCATTGGGCGCATTGCGGATCGCAGTTTTCCACGATTATCCTTATTTATATGAGGGTTCGCTCGACTACGAAAAGGATTATCTGCAAATTTATGTCCAGTCCGAACGCGCGTTTTTATTCTCCGTATTTGATGGAAGTAAAATGGTGGGTGCAACAACTTGCATTCCATTAACGGACGAAGCTGCGGAAGTTCGCAAGCCATTCGAAGACGCGGGCTTTGATATAAGCACCATTTTTTACTTTGGTGAAAGCATTTTGTTGCCCGAATATCGCGGATCTGGCCTCGGGCACCGATTTTTCGATGAACGTGAAGCACACGCCAGGAGCTTTGGAAACTTCGAGCTGAGTTGTTTCTGCTCCGTTGAAAGAGGCGATAATCATCCCGCAAAACCAGCAGATTACCGTCCTAATGATGCCTTTTGGCTCAAACGCGGTTACGTTAAGGAACCTGCCCTGCAAAGCATTATGGAATGGCCCGACATTGGCGAAACGTCTTCCTCGGCCAAAAACATGACTTTTTGGATCAAACCACTTAACAGCTAG
- a CDS encoding PQQ-dependent sugar dehydrogenase, with the protein MMRSFFYKQKWRLTQRYLCFGLIVMLFSGAQKQDLLPKGDPDNGGLATPEGFETLVVADSTGLARHIVVNENGDIYIKLRYFGKGQQGGTVALRDTNRDGKADIIKNFGNYPDQSSLANGITIRNGYLYFSSSLFVYRSKLIPGQLLPDSTVEVILKDDHEHGTHWHITKPMAFDDKGNMYVPFGAPSDACQDMLNLPGGKPGRSGLNPCPDLEKHGGIWKFSADKLNQTQADGSLFATGLRSILGMRWNYAEQNLYAVVHGRDNLRRLFPDIYSSWQSAVLPAEEFVKVTQGTNLGWPYYYFDQMKGKKILNPEYGGDGKKEAEGAKYQNPIIGFPGHWAPNDMLFYTGNQFPERYKNGAFIAFHGSTNRAPYPQAGYFVCFVPWVNGKFSEKWEVFADGFAGMDPIINVSDAKARPMGLAQGPDGSLYISDSKKGKIWRVMFKGNKQSFGASQLAAMEKHKLLGNIRTPDVVKDNLDKDTKLAGEKIYSTYCTPCHQSNGLGDGSRFPPLVNSEWVTEDKRKLIQAVANGLEGPIEVLGKPYNDLMPKHDFITPEEMAQLLTYVRQQFGNMPDRVSVEEVNRVLKK; encoded by the coding sequence ATGATGAGATCCTTTTTTTATAAACAAAAATGGAGGCTTACGCAGCGCTATCTTTGCTTCGGCCTCATAGTAATGCTTTTCTCAGGCGCACAAAAACAGGATCTGCTTCCCAAAGGCGACCCGGACAATGGCGGTCTGGCAACGCCGGAAGGTTTCGAAACGCTTGTTGTTGCCGATAGCACCGGACTTGCACGGCATATCGTGGTAAATGAGAATGGCGACATATATATAAAGCTGCGCTATTTTGGAAAAGGTCAGCAGGGCGGGACCGTGGCGCTCAGGGACACAAATCGCGACGGGAAAGCCGACATAATCAAGAATTTTGGCAACTATCCCGACCAAAGCAGCCTCGCTAACGGCATTACGATCCGCAACGGATATTTGTATTTCAGTTCTTCATTGTTTGTTTACCGCAGCAAACTGATCCCCGGCCAGCTTTTGCCTGACAGCACCGTGGAGGTTATTTTAAAAGATGATCACGAGCACGGCACGCACTGGCACATTACCAAACCCATGGCTTTCGATGACAAAGGCAACATGTATGTCCCGTTCGGTGCGCCTTCGGATGCTTGCCAGGATATGCTCAACTTACCGGGCGGCAAGCCGGGAAGGAGTGGTTTAAATCCTTGCCCGGATCTTGAAAAACATGGTGGAATATGGAAATTCAGTGCAGATAAGCTCAATCAAACACAGGCGGACGGCAGCCTTTTTGCGACTGGTTTGCGGAGCATCCTGGGAATGCGCTGGAATTATGCAGAACAGAACCTGTATGCAGTGGTGCATGGCCGCGATAATTTGCGGCGGCTGTTCCCTGACATTTATTCCTCGTGGCAAAGTGCCGTCTTACCAGCCGAGGAATTTGTAAAAGTCACACAAGGAACCAATCTGGGCTGGCCTTACTATTACTTTGACCAAATGAAGGGTAAGAAAATTTTGAACCCGGAATACGGCGGCGATGGAAAAAAAGAAGCAGAAGGGGCCAAATACCAAAATCCGATCATTGGTTTTCCCGGACATTGGGCACCCAACGACATGCTGTTTTATACCGGAAACCAATTTCCCGAACGCTATAAAAACGGTGCATTTATCGCTTTCCACGGCTCCACAAACCGCGCGCCCTATCCGCAGGCTGGTTATTTCGTTTGCTTCGTGCCTTGGGTGAATGGTAAATTCTCGGAGAAATGGGAAGTTTTTGCGGATGGTTTCGCAGGCATGGATCCGATTATTAATGTGAGCGACGCCAAAGCACGGCCTATGGGGCTGGCACAAGGACCGGACGGTTCCCTTTACATTTCAGATTCGAAGAAAGGAAAGATCTGGCGGGTGATGTTCAAGGGCAATAAGCAATCATTTGGGGCATCGCAACTGGCTGCCATGGAAAAGCACAAGTTGCTGGGAAATATCAGGACGCCGGATGTGGTGAAGGACAATCTGGATAAGGATACAAAACTGGCCGGAGAAAAAATTTACAGCACTTATTGCACGCCTTGTCACCAATCCAACGGCCTAGGCGATGGCAGCCGCTTTCCACCACTGGTAAATTCGGAATGGGTTACGGAGGATAAAAGGAAGCTCATTCAGGCCGTAGCCAATGGTTTGGAAGGCCCAATAGAAGTGTTAGGGAAGCCTTATAATGATCTGATGCCTAAACACGATTTCATTACGCCGGAGGAAATGGCGCAGCTGCTGACTTATGTAAGGCAGCAATTCGGGAATATGCCGGACAGGGTTTCGGTGGAGGAAGTTAACCGGGTTTTGAAAAAATGA